Proteins encoded within one genomic window of Methanosarcina barkeri str. Wiesmoor:
- a CDS encoding alpha/beta hydrolase, which yields MSGNMESENESSMRTFELSEKVTVEKVSYKNRYGITVVADMYLSKDIDKSKKYPAIVIGTPYGGVKEQGAGIYAQNMAERGFVAIAFDESFNGESSGEPRHVSSPDIFVEDFSAGVDFLGTRPFVDRNRIGAIGICGSGGFAVTAAQVDPRIKAVATASMYDISSMIRDGFGKTMTDEQRAQTLVQLGEQRWKDFENGTPEVPVGFPSEPADSIPEGLDPISSEFFEYYGMERGHHPNAGAAFTITSSMSFMNFPLMNYIDNISPRPILFIIGENAHSRYFSEDAYERAAEPKELYIVPGARHIDLYDRTDMIPFDKLESFFAKYLGYNK from the coding sequence ATGTCGGGAAATATGGAATCTGAAAATGAATCAAGTATGAGAACTTTTGAGCTCAGTGAAAAGGTAACTGTAGAAAAAGTATCCTATAAAAACAGGTACGGAATTACCGTTGTAGCAGACATGTACCTGTCAAAGGACATAGATAAGTCTAAAAAATACCCAGCAATTGTCATAGGAACACCTTATGGTGGTGTAAAAGAGCAAGGTGCTGGTATTTACGCACAGAATATGGCAGAACGAGGATTTGTTGCCATTGCGTTCGATGAATCTTTTAATGGCGAAAGCAGTGGTGAACCAAGGCATGTCTCTTCTCCAGATATATTTGTTGAAGATTTTAGTGCAGGAGTAGACTTTTTGGGAACACGACCTTTTGTGGACAGAAACAGGATCGGCGCAATCGGTATCTGTGGAAGTGGTGGATTTGCCGTTACTGCAGCTCAAGTTGACCCACGTATCAAAGCAGTTGCTACTGCAAGTATGTATGATATAAGTAGCATGATAAGAGATGGATTTGGAAAAACAATGACTGATGAACAGCGTGCTCAAACTTTAGTTCAGTTGGGTGAGCAACGATGGAAAGATTTTGAGAATGGTACTCCAGAAGTGCCTGTGGGTTTCCCAAGTGAACCAGCTGATTCAATTCCAGAAGGATTAGATCCAATTTCAAGTGAATTTTTTGAATACTACGGAATGGAGCGTGGACATCATCCTAATGCAGGAGCCGCATTCACTATTACAAGTAGCATGTCTTTCATGAATTTTCCTTTGATGAACTATATTGATAACATTTCACCACGACCAATTTTGTTCATCATCGGTGAAAATGCTCACTCTAGATATTTTAGTGAAGATGCCTATGAAAGAGCTGCTGAACCCAAAGAACTCTACATCGTTCCGGGAGCAAGACATATTGATCTGTACGACAGGACCGACATGATTCCATTTGACAAATTAGAATCATTCTTTGCAAAATATCTAGGTTACAACAAATGA
- a CDS encoding aldo/keto reductase: MLYRKMPKNGDELSILGFGCMRLPVKEDGSIDEERATRQVRYAIDQGVNYVDTAWPYHMEQSEPFLGSALADGYREKVKLATKLPSWLIESREDMDKFLNAQLEKLKTDHIDYYLIHALVGDLWDNIEKLGVADFLDKAKADGRIINAGFSFHGSGEDFNRIVDAYDWDFCQIQYNFLDEKNQAGTRGLEYAASKGLGVIIMEPLRGGNLTNPVPPAVKEIWDEAPTKRTAAEWALRWVWNHPEVTVVLSGMNEETHIEENLKVAGEAYPNSLTETELQLIKKVEQKYRGLMKVGCTGCRYCMPCPSGVNIPLCFELYNNLYMSGNSDETKFLYAAQLSGAISVGETGFASQCVQCGQCLEKCPQHIDIPTMLESVVEELEGSDLEERVDMAKQLFKKQT; encoded by the coding sequence ATGTTATACAGAAAAATGCCTAAAAACGGAGACGAACTTTCGATACTTGGATTCGGATGCATGCGCCTTCCGGTGAAAGAAGACGGCAGTATAGACGAAGAAAGAGCCACTAGGCAGGTACGCTATGCAATCGACCAGGGAGTAAACTATGTTGATACGGCCTGGCCCTACCACATGGAACAGAGTGAGCCATTTTTAGGTAGTGCCCTTGCTGATGGGTACCGTGAAAAAGTGAAACTCGCCACAAAACTTCCTTCGTGGCTTATAGAGAGCCGGGAAGATATGGATAAGTTCCTGAATGCTCAGCTGGAGAAACTCAAAACAGATCACATTGACTATTACCTCATACACGCCCTCGTCGGTGACCTGTGGGACAATATTGAAAAGTTGGGTGTAGCAGATTTCCTTGACAAAGCCAAAGCTGATGGCCGCATAATTAATGCAGGTTTCTCCTTCCACGGTTCGGGAGAAGATTTCAATCGGATAGTTGACGCTTATGACTGGGACTTTTGTCAGATCCAGTACAACTTCCTGGATGAAAAGAATCAGGCAGGCACCAGGGGATTGGAATATGCAGCTTCAAAAGGCCTTGGAGTAATCATTATGGAGCCCCTCCGTGGAGGAAACCTCACAAACCCAGTACCTCCTGCTGTAAAAGAGATCTGGGACGAAGCCCCTACGAAGAGGACCGCTGCAGAATGGGCTCTTCGCTGGGTATGGAACCACCCGGAGGTCACGGTTGTCCTCTCCGGGATGAATGAGGAAACACATATTGAAGAGAACCTTAAGGTGGCAGGCGAGGCTTACCCTAATTCCCTGACAGAAACCGAACTGCAGTTAATAAAGAAAGTAGAACAGAAGTACCGTGGACTGATGAAAGTAGGCTGTACAGGCTGTAGATACTGTATGCCCTGTCCATCAGGGGTGAATATTCCACTCTGTTTCGAATTGTACAACAATCTCTACATGTCCGGCAACTCAGACGAGACAAAGTTCCTCTATGCTGCACAGTTGAGTGGTGCCATATCCGTTGGAGAAACCGGATTTGCATCCCAGTGCGTACAATGTGGACAGTGCCTTGAAAAATGTCCCCAGCACATTGATATACCAACGATGCTTGAATCCGTTGTAGAAGAACTTGAAGGATCTGACTTGGAGGAGAGAGTTGACATGGCAAAGCAGCTGTTCAAGAAGCAAACTTAA
- the larB gene encoding nickel pincer cofactor biosynthesis protein LarB — protein sequence MDLTDILKAVKDGKMDLETAEKQAQGLGFVSYMDIAKLDSHRKSRTGVIEAILADCKDPDDVVEIARVMVAESKRALITRVSLGHLEALKQAFGQDKLEWNSRARTVVVHDGTPVPRTGAVVGIVSAGTADIPAAEEARVVASEMGCETVAVYDVGVAGIHRLIPALDKLKARMPGAIVVAAGREGTLPTIVSGLVDVPVIGLPVSTGYGAGGGGKAALLAMLQSCSTLAVVNIDAGFVAGAYAARIANMIVAAYTHGKEDRAEQTRE from the coding sequence ATGGATCTTACTGACATACTTAAGGCTGTTAAAGACGGAAAAATGGATCTTGAGACTGCGGAGAAACAGGCTCAAGGCCTGGGGTTTGTCTCCTATATGGATATAGCAAAACTTGATTCTCACAGAAAAAGCAGAACAGGAGTAATCGAGGCTATTCTTGCTGATTGTAAAGATCCTGATGACGTGGTAGAAATTGCGAGAGTCATGGTTGCAGAGAGTAAAAGAGCCCTTATTACGCGGGTCTCACTAGGACATCTCGAAGCCTTAAAGCAGGCCTTTGGCCAGGATAAACTTGAGTGGAACAGCAGGGCTCGTACAGTAGTCGTCCATGATGGCACGCCTGTACCCAGAACCGGTGCGGTCGTAGGGATCGTTTCAGCAGGCACGGCAGATATCCCTGCAGCGGAGGAAGCCAGGGTTGTAGCTTCAGAAATGGGTTGCGAGACGGTTGCGGTTTATGATGTGGGAGTTGCGGGAATTCACAGACTTATCCCGGCGCTGGACAAACTGAAAGCCAGGATGCCAGGAGCAATCGTTGTTGCAGCTGGAAGGGAAGGAACGCTTCCCACAATAGTTTCGGGATTAGTTGACGTGCCTGTAATAGGGCTTCCGGTTTCGACAGGCTATGGAGCAGGTGGAGGAGGAAAAGCTGCCCTGCTGGCAATGCTCCAATCCTGTTCCACACTTGCAGTTGTGAATATTGATGCAGGCTTTGTTGCGGGAGCATATGCAGCCAGAATCGCAAATATGATTGTGGCTGCTTATACCCATGGCAAAGAAGACAGGGCAGAGCAGACAAGAGAGTAA
- the larC gene encoding nickel pincer cofactor biosynthesis protein LarC has protein sequence MKALVFNPFSGAAGDMILGCTLDLGADRKTVKELIEASVNVSVDIREVVKKGIKALDVRINIPEKEQVRTYPELLDVVKAAKLPSSVEASALGIFSKLAEAEASVHGQPDLEKLHFHEVGQSDALADIIGSSAAIHSLNCDSVYCTPINVGSGTIECAHGVMPVPAPATLELLKKGKFYFRGGTEQKELLTPTGAAILAHFAGPLESFPQGRVISIGYGAGDSELSGPNVLQGTLCELDSCLIPDIIEVLETNADDVSGEVLGNLFEELLAMGARDVAILPATMKKGRPAHVIKVIAKPEDTAKLARKIIVETGSLGVRVIPTRHRLMAARRIESVNFEVEGQIYESAVKIARDSEGILLNMSAEFEDCKKIAKQSGIPVKEVMRKAEEAARKLFS, from the coding sequence ATGAAAGCACTTGTATTTAACCCTTTTTCAGGGGCAGCAGGAGATATGATCCTTGGGTGCACTCTTGATCTTGGGGCTGACCGAAAAACGGTTAAAGAACTGATAGAAGCTTCTGTCAACGTATCCGTGGATATAAGAGAAGTTGTGAAAAAGGGGATAAAGGCCCTGGATGTCCGGATAAACATACCTGAAAAAGAGCAAGTCCGTACATATCCGGAACTTCTGGATGTGGTAAAGGCCGCAAAACTTCCCTCCAGTGTGGAAGCAAGTGCCCTTGGTATCTTTTCAAAGCTGGCTGAGGCTGAAGCTTCAGTTCATGGGCAGCCTGACCTTGAGAAACTTCACTTTCATGAGGTTGGGCAGAGTGATGCCCTTGCTGATATAATCGGCTCTTCGGCAGCCATCCATTCCCTTAACTGCGATTCTGTTTACTGCACTCCTATAAACGTAGGCAGTGGAACAATTGAATGCGCACATGGAGTTATGCCTGTGCCAGCACCTGCGACTCTTGAGCTTCTCAAGAAAGGAAAATTTTATTTTAGGGGAGGCACTGAGCAAAAAGAGCTTCTTACTCCTACAGGGGCTGCTATTCTTGCCCATTTTGCAGGACCCTTGGAATCTTTTCCTCAGGGCAGGGTAATTTCAATAGGTTACGGGGCGGGGGATTCCGAACTTTCCGGACCTAATGTGCTTCAGGGAACATTATGCGAACTTGATTCCTGCCTGATTCCTGATATAATTGAGGTGCTCGAAACGAATGCAGACGATGTGAGTGGGGAAGTCCTGGGGAACCTGTTTGAGGAGTTACTTGCTATGGGGGCAAGGGATGTTGCAATTCTCCCGGCAACGATGAAAAAAGGCCGTCCTGCTCATGTTATTAAGGTCATAGCAAAACCCGAAGATACTGCAAAGCTTGCCAGGAAAATTATTGTTGAAACAGGATCTCTTGGAGTAAGAGTTATCCCTACCAGGCACAGGTTGATGGCTGCCAGACGAATAGAATCGGTTAATTTTGAGGTTGAAGGGCAGATATATGAATCTGCAGTCAAGATTGCCAGAGATTCTGAGGGGATCCTGCTCAATATGTCTGCCGAGTTTGAGGATTGCAAAAAAATCGCAAAACAGAGCGGCATCCCTGTAAAAGAGGTTATGAGAAAGGCAGAGGAAGCTGCAAGAAAGCTTTTTTCCTGA
- the asd gene encoding aspartate-semialdehyde dehydrogenase has product MVAIKAGILGATGAVGQRFVEALANHPWFEITALAASERSAGKTYKEAAGWRLDTAMPESVEDIKVVPVDPKAVDADVVFSALPADLALTVEPEFAKAGFAVASNASSYRMENDIPLVIPEVNPEHLGLLEVQQDTRGWDGYIITNPNCSTIVMTVTLKPLMQFGLETTQVATMQAISGAGFSGVAAMAIYDNIIPYIGNEEKKMETETLKLLGEFNGSEIVPADMRVSASCHRVPVIDGHTEAIWAGMRDKPTPEEVRKAFLNFDPRLKELPSEPAKPLIVRDESDRPQPRLDRNMGKGMSVSVGRIREGIRYIAMGHNTIRGAAGASVLNAELLHSMGKL; this is encoded by the coding sequence ATGGTAGCAATCAAAGCGGGTATTTTAGGCGCCACAGGCGCTGTTGGGCAGAGATTTGTAGAAGCACTTGCAAACCACCCCTGGTTTGAGATTACAGCCCTTGCAGCATCCGAGAGAAGCGCTGGCAAAACATATAAAGAAGCTGCAGGCTGGAGGTTAGATACAGCTATGCCGGAAAGTGTTGAAGATATCAAAGTTGTCCCGGTAGATCCAAAAGCCGTAGATGCGGACGTGGTGTTCTCGGCACTTCCTGCAGACCTTGCCCTGACAGTAGAACCCGAATTTGCAAAAGCCGGGTTTGCAGTGGCAAGCAATGCCTCCTCCTACAGGATGGAAAATGACATACCTCTTGTGATTCCTGAGGTAAATCCAGAACATCTTGGGCTTCTCGAAGTCCAGCAGGATACAAGAGGATGGGACGGATATATCATTACAAACCCCAATTGTTCCACTATTGTCATGACCGTTACTTTAAAGCCTCTTATGCAGTTTGGACTCGAAACCACACAGGTAGCCACAATGCAGGCGATCTCAGGGGCAGGTTTTTCCGGAGTTGCCGCAATGGCAATTTATGACAATATAATTCCTTACATAGGAAACGAAGAAAAGAAGATGGAAACCGAAACTTTAAAGCTCCTCGGAGAGTTTAACGGCTCTGAAATCGTGCCTGCAGATATGAGAGTCAGTGCTTCCTGCCACAGGGTCCCTGTAATAGATGGGCATACCGAAGCTATCTGGGCTGGAATGAGGGATAAACCAACGCCTGAAGAAGTAAGGAAAGCTTTCCTGAACTTTGACCCCAGGCTGAAAGAACTTCCTTCCGAACCTGCAAAACCTTTAATTGTAAGAGATGAAAGTGACAGGCCTCAGCCGCGCCTTGACCGCAACATGGGAAAAGGTATGAGCGTTTCAGTGGGCCGTATAAGAGAAGGAATCCGCTATATAGCAATGGGACATAACACCATCCGCGGAGCAGCCGGGGCAAGTGTATTGAACGCGGAACTCCTGCATTCAATGGGCAAACTTTAA
- a CDS encoding 4Fe-4S binding protein, which translates to MPAIVNADECSGCGTCVDECPNDAITLDEEKGIAVVDNDECVECGACEEACPNQAIKVEE; encoded by the coding sequence ATGCCAGCAATAGTTAATGCAGATGAATGTTCCGGATGTGGAACCTGTGTCGATGAATGCCCCAATGATGCAATTACTCTTGATGAAGAGAAGGGAATCGCAGTAGTCGACAATGACGAATGCGTAGAATGCGGTGCATGCGAAGAGGCATGCCCGAACCAGGCAATTAAAGTAGAAGAGTAA
- a CDS encoding GTP-binding protein, giving the protein MKVMIIGGFLGSGKTTTILRISRQLINAGKKTAIIVNEIGEIGLDGDTLTSPGIVTKELTSGCICCTLRISMQYTLQTLEEEFMPDVVIIEPTGIAFPGQIREEIETMGLSELSFSPIVTLVDPGRFGTEAKEIPRFIETQIKDAEILCINKIDVTPVETVLATEKMLYEMNPEAQILKFSAKHQDNQFEKLLHHLAVPGFKKPSQEKKNSIEISEVSAYSALYTLGSRDFSPEENMRFVEENLQTIQNKVRAINPEFVGHLKLSMKLSKSAVKGSVTSSKEVPQVELLPARENENIELRLLSAITKVPKHKLIEIIESTIEGNLEKSGFIFEKEVHEHDTNAHAESHHEHENEQICKVNIYRKDN; this is encoded by the coding sequence ATGAAAGTCATGATCATAGGAGGTTTTCTCGGAAGCGGGAAAACAACCACTATATTGAGAATCAGCAGGCAGCTCATCAACGCAGGAAAAAAGACTGCGATTATTGTAAACGAAATAGGGGAAATCGGACTTGATGGGGACACTCTTACAAGCCCTGGTATTGTAACCAAGGAACTTACAAGCGGCTGCATTTGCTGTACGCTCAGAATAAGCATGCAGTATACCCTTCAGACCCTTGAGGAAGAGTTTATGCCTGACGTTGTTATTATCGAACCTACAGGGATCGCCTTCCCAGGGCAGATACGAGAAGAAATCGAAACAATGGGACTCTCTGAGCTCTCCTTTTCCCCGATAGTAACCCTTGTAGATCCTGGCCGGTTCGGGACCGAGGCAAAAGAGATTCCGAGGTTCATAGAGACACAGATAAAAGATGCTGAAATTCTCTGCATAAACAAGATTGATGTAACGCCTGTAGAAACTGTCCTGGCTACTGAGAAAATGCTCTATGAGATGAACCCCGAGGCCCAGATTCTGAAATTTTCCGCAAAACATCAAGATAATCAATTCGAGAAGTTGCTTCATCATCTCGCTGTGCCGGGATTTAAAAAGCCTTCCCAAGAAAAGAAAAACTCCATTGAGATTTCTGAAGTTTCGGCTTACTCAGCTCTCTACACCCTTGGATCACGGGATTTCAGTCCTGAAGAAAATATGCGTTTCGTAGAAGAAAACCTTCAGACCATTCAGAATAAGGTTCGGGCAATTAACCCTGAATTTGTAGGGCATTTAAAGCTTTCCATGAAACTTTCAAAATCTGCGGTTAAGGGCAGCGTAACCTCATCTAAAGAAGTGCCTCAGGTAGAGCTTCTTCCTGCTCGGGAAAATGAGAACATAGAACTCAGGCTGCTTTCCGCAATTACAAAGGTCCCAAAACATAAACTCATAGAGATAATTGAAAGTACTATTGAAGGAAATCTTGAGAAATCGGGTTTTATCTTTGAAAAAGAAGTTCATGAGCATGATACTAATGCTCACGCTGAGAGTCATCATGAACATGAAAATGAACAAATATGTAAGGTTAATATATACAGGAAAGACAATTAA
- a CDS encoding radical SAM protein, producing MQSKLITPEIKAFLISIGSVSIDPSLIPLSRGSTAGPGAGTSSVFFKSGTKRVRLSINKDSPLSILKVEGNGDVGVFYQGNELVRGKLEPAPAHCPDQAFITLCERCIFDCKYCPVPKLRGHVKSDEEVLSIVDEVLRTGNLKAISLTSGVETSIEGEVERVLKLLPALKKYNVPIGVSVYPTEGCSRKFYEAGASEVKYNVETMDQEIFKKVCGDLSLDYILDRLREAVDVFGKNRVFSNFIIGLGESDGSVRDGIETLAQIGVIPVLRPINPHPLRAGDCFTERPSPERLLKLAKLEAEILKEYGLDPGLAKTMCLKCTGCDLVPFIDF from the coding sequence ATGCAAAGCAAGCTAATTACGCCAGAAATAAAAGCTTTCCTTATTTCCATAGGTTCGGTTTCCATAGATCCCTCGCTTATCCCACTGTCTCGGGGTTCGACTGCGGGTCCGGGGGCGGGTACGAGTTCAGTTTTTTTCAAGTCGGGAACAAAACGGGTAAGGCTCAGTATAAATAAAGACTCTCCGCTTTCAATTTTGAAAGTTGAAGGTAATGGAGATGTTGGCGTTTTCTATCAAGGAAATGAGCTTGTACGGGGAAAACTTGAACCCGCACCTGCGCACTGCCCGGATCAGGCATTTATAACCCTTTGTGAAAGGTGCATATTTGACTGCAAATACTGCCCTGTGCCCAAATTGCGGGGGCACGTTAAGAGTGACGAAGAAGTCCTGAGTATAGTCGATGAGGTTTTGAGAACAGGAAATCTGAAAGCTATTTCTCTCACTTCGGGAGTTGAAACCTCAATAGAAGGAGAGGTTGAACGTGTGCTCAAATTGCTTCCTGCTCTCAAAAAATACAATGTCCCCATTGGAGTTTCGGTGTACCCTACTGAAGGATGTTCCAGAAAATTCTATGAAGCAGGAGCTTCTGAAGTCAAGTACAATGTTGAAACTATGGACCAGGAGATCTTCAAAAAAGTCTGCGGAGACCTTTCTCTTGATTACATTCTGGATAGACTCCGGGAAGCTGTTGACGTTTTTGGGAAAAATCGGGTTTTCAGTAATTTTATAATAGGGCTTGGGGAAAGTGATGGTTCTGTAAGAGATGGAATCGAGACCCTTGCACAAATAGGAGTGATTCCTGTCCTGCGGCCGATAAACCCGCATCCTCTGAGGGCCGGAGATTGCTTTACGGAACGTCCGTCCCCTGAGCGCCTTTTAAAGCTTGCAAAGCTTGAAGCCGAAATTCTCAAGGAGTACGGACTTGATCCAGGGCTTGCAAAGACTATGTGCCTGAAATGTACAGGCTGTGACCTTGTTCCCTTTATTGATTTTTAA
- a CDS encoding transposase: MHKNFDKKVYNSRSVVETVFSIIKRKFGEIVKARKFYNQVKEIKIEMIVYNIKKIL; this comes from the coding sequence TTGCATAAAAATTTCGATAAAAAAGTGTATAACAGTAGAAGTGTTGTTGAAACAGTATTTTCAATAATAAAAAGAAAGTTTGGAGAGATAGTTAAAGCAAGAAAGTTTTACAATCAAGTAAAAGAAATAAAAATAGAAATGATAGTGTACAACATAAAAAAAATACTGTAA
- a CDS encoding 2-amino-3,7-dideoxy-D-threo-hept-6-ulosonate synthase, translating to MNTIGKSVRLERIFNRSTGNAIIIPMDHGVSAGPIEGLKNLQETVNKVAEGGANAVLGHMGLAKYGHRGYGHDVGLIIHLSASTSLSPDPNHKVLVTTVEEAIKVGADAVSVHVNVGAEDEYEMLQGLGYVAGKCDEWGIPLLAMMYPRGKKVRSEYDVDVVKHAARIGAELGADIIKTNYTGSPETFKEVVEGCPVPVIIAGGPKMDSEKELLEMIEGSLEAGGKGVAIGRNVFQAQDPTGLVRKIAKVVHGGVSAEELSKLGR from the coding sequence ATGAACACTATAGGTAAATCCGTGAGGCTGGAACGTATATTCAATCGAAGTACCGGTAATGCAATTATTATTCCTATGGACCACGGGGTTAGTGCAGGTCCAATTGAAGGGCTTAAAAACCTTCAGGAAACTGTTAACAAGGTCGCAGAAGGTGGGGCAAATGCCGTGCTAGGGCACATGGGGCTTGCAAAGTACGGGCACCGTGGATATGGGCATGATGTGGGCCTTATAATACATCTTTCAGCCTCAACTTCTCTTTCTCCTGATCCGAACCATAAGGTTCTGGTAACAACTGTAGAAGAAGCTATAAAAGTAGGAGCCGATGCCGTATCAGTTCATGTAAATGTCGGGGCTGAAGATGAGTATGAAATGCTGCAGGGTCTAGGCTATGTGGCAGGAAAGTGCGATGAATGGGGGATCCCCCTCCTTGCGATGATGTACCCACGCGGAAAAAAGGTTCGTTCTGAATATGATGTAGATGTTGTAAAACATGCAGCTCGAATTGGAGCCGAACTTGGAGCCGATATCATCAAGACAAACTATACCGGGAGCCCTGAAACTTTTAAAGAAGTAGTGGAAGGATGCCCTGTACCTGTAATCATTGCAGGCGGCCCGAAAATGGATTCTGAAAAGGAACTGCTGGAAATGATCGAAGGGTCTCTCGAAGCCGGAGGAAAAGGTGTTGCTATAGGAAGAAATGTTTTCCAGGCCCAAGACCCAACAGGCCTTGTCCGAAAAATTGCTAAAGTAGTTCATGGAGGCGTAAGTGCGGAAGAATTATCAAAGTTGGGCAGGTAA
- a CDS encoding deoxyuridine 5'-triphosphate nucleotidohydrolase, producing the protein MTLLSSTELRKLIQATPSLLENAIDIETQIQPNGLELTLKEVKTIDGSGAVDFDNSERQLPDGKTLEFGNDGWIHLPKGIYKVLFNEIVNIPMNLAAIAKPRSTLIRCGTTLETAVWDAGYRGRSESMLVVYNTEGFRLKKDARIMQLLFYTLGAEVEKGYSGIYQNENTK; encoded by the coding sequence ATGACGCTTTTATCCAGTACCGAACTGAGAAAACTTATACAAGCAACGCCTTCTTTGCTTGAAAATGCCATTGATATAGAAACCCAGATCCAGCCTAACGGACTTGAGCTTACCCTGAAAGAAGTAAAAACAATAGACGGTTCTGGAGCTGTGGATTTTGATAACTCTGAAAGACAGCTTCCAGATGGGAAAACTCTTGAATTCGGGAATGATGGGTGGATTCACCTGCCTAAGGGAATTTACAAGGTACTTTTCAATGAGATTGTGAATATTCCCATGAACCTGGCTGCGATTGCAAAACCGCGCTCAACCCTTATTCGATGTGGAACTACTCTTGAAACCGCGGTATGGGATGCAGGATATAGGGGACGCAGTGAATCTATGCTGGTGGTTTACAACACTGAAGGCTTCAGGCTGAAAAAAGACGCCCGAATTATGCAGCTTTTATTCTATACCCTGGGAGCTGAAGTAGAAAAAGGGTATTCCGGGATTTATCAGAACGAAAATACAAAATAA